One genomic segment of Natrialbaceae archaeon AArc-T1-2 includes these proteins:
- the purM gene encoding phosphoribosylformylglycinamidine cyclo-ligase, whose amino-acid sequence MSDRDDDGLTYADTGVDIEASEDATAALLEAFGSGLTTEYAGLLDIGDRYLALATDGVGTKLLVAEAIEDYSTIGIDCIAMNVNDLVAAGVTPVAFVDYLAIDEPDEDVTNEVGEGLAVGLETADLAMLGGETAVMPEVVKGFDLAGTCVGLAEKDEIFEGEAQVGDVLVGFPSNGIHSNGLTLAREAVTRDHEYTDPFPGDEERTIGEELLRPTRIYTDLLEPMRSHGVNAAAHVTGGGWTNLLRMGEYAYVIDDPLPAGPVFEFVQAEGNVSDEEMHRTFNMGTGFVVAVSEDRAENLVAETDGRVIGRVEDGNSVEIRGLSLS is encoded by the coding sequence ATGAGCGATCGAGACGACGACGGACTCACCTACGCCGACACCGGAGTCGACATCGAGGCCAGCGAGGACGCCACGGCGGCGCTGCTCGAGGCCTTCGGCAGCGGCCTGACGACCGAGTACGCCGGCCTGCTCGACATCGGCGACCGCTACCTGGCGCTTGCGACCGACGGCGTCGGCACCAAGCTGCTCGTCGCCGAGGCCATCGAGGACTACTCGACGATCGGCATCGACTGCATCGCGATGAACGTCAACGACCTCGTCGCGGCCGGCGTTACCCCCGTGGCGTTCGTCGACTACCTCGCGATCGACGAGCCCGACGAGGACGTCACGAACGAGGTCGGCGAGGGGCTGGCCGTCGGCCTCGAGACGGCCGACCTCGCGATGTTGGGCGGCGAGACCGCCGTCATGCCCGAGGTCGTGAAGGGCTTCGACCTCGCGGGGACCTGTGTGGGACTGGCCGAGAAAGACGAGATTTTCGAGGGCGAGGCCCAGGTCGGCGACGTGCTCGTCGGCTTCCCGTCGAACGGCATTCACTCCAACGGGCTGACGCTGGCCCGCGAGGCCGTCACCCGCGACCACGAGTACACCGACCCGTTCCCGGGCGACGAGGAGCGAACGATCGGCGAGGAACTGCTCCGGCCGACTCGGATCTACACGGACTTACTCGAGCCGATGCGTTCCCACGGAGTCAACGCCGCAGCCCATGTCACGGGTGGCGGGTGGACGAACCTACTCCGGATGGGCGAGTACGCCTACGTCATCGACGACCCACTCCCGGCAGGGCCGGTCTTCGAGTTCGTTCAGGCGGAGGGCAACGTCTCCGACGAGGAGATGCACCGGACGTTCAACATGGGAACCGGCTTCGTCGTCGCCGTCTCCGAGGATCGAGCCGAGAACCTCGTCGCCGAGACCGACGGCCGGGTGATTGGGCGGGTAGAAGACGGTAACAGCGTCGAAATTCGCGGCCTCTCGCTGTCCTAG
- the tsaA gene encoding tRNA (N6-threonylcarbamoyladenosine(37)-N6)-methyltransferase TrmO: MTDDRLEYEPIGTIHTPFESPEEMPIQPAGADADGTVELAPAYTEGLQDLDRFSHCLLLYHFHESNDEVAMTVEPFLDDVSRGLFATRAPQRPNPIGLSVVEIDAIDENELTVTGVDVVDGTPLLDVKPFVPQFDVPADDVETGWLDASTSAIESTRADDRFV, from the coding sequence ATGACCGACGATCGCCTCGAGTACGAACCGATCGGAACGATCCACACGCCGTTCGAGTCGCCGGAGGAGATGCCGATCCAGCCCGCCGGGGCAGACGCGGACGGGACTGTCGAGCTGGCGCCCGCGTACACCGAGGGATTGCAGGATCTGGACAGGTTCAGCCACTGCCTGTTGCTCTATCACTTCCACGAATCGAACGACGAGGTCGCCATGACCGTTGAGCCGTTTCTCGACGACGTCTCGCGCGGTCTCTTCGCGACGCGAGCCCCCCAGCGACCGAATCCTATCGGCCTCTCGGTCGTCGAAATCGACGCGATCGACGAGAACGAGCTGACCGTCACCGGCGTCGACGTCGTCGACGGGACGCCGCTGCTCGACGTCAAACCGTTCGTCCCCCAGTTCGACGTTCCGGCGGACGACGTCGAGACCGGGTGGCTGGACGCCTCGACGTCCGCGATCGAATCGACGCGAGCGGACGACAGGTTCGTCTGA